A window from Streptomyces sp. NBC_00335 encodes these proteins:
- a CDS encoding tyrosine-protein phosphatase yields the protein MKKALLAATVVASTFTVAIVAAPVASASGWDLPWGGRHHGNSSIPFTEATVTAGADGAYTLKWNAKGTKRVEIKANGKVVAKGGAQGEAVVSGLPAADRQWFDFEPERGEGLRLADRLIKLDGTTNFRDAGGYRTTNGQWVKMGEIYRSDALNKLTDNDLAKLQRLRVKTIFDLRMESERTKDVDKVPAGAHHIVADVFAGSGSFETMPKTPDEAVKAMVDAEKAMVSGEGGKKAYTQVFEGIERDRNRSVLFHCTAGKDRTGWANASLLTALGVPSETVMADYLASNDYRKAANDAILSHLPASHAAVYKPLLDVRPEYLNAGYDEVTAKYGTFDTYLKTGLGIDGHELKQLKKDLLVG from the coding sequence ATGAAGAAGGCACTGCTCGCCGCGACCGTCGTCGCCTCCACGTTCACCGTCGCCATCGTCGCGGCCCCCGTCGCCTCCGCCTCCGGATGGGACCTCCCCTGGGGCGGCCGGCACCACGGCAACTCCTCCATTCCCTTCACCGAGGCCACCGTCACCGCCGGTGCCGACGGCGCGTACACGCTGAAGTGGAACGCCAAGGGCACCAAGCGCGTGGAGATCAAGGCGAACGGCAAGGTCGTCGCCAAGGGCGGCGCCCAGGGCGAGGCGGTGGTCAGCGGGCTGCCCGCCGCCGACCGGCAGTGGTTCGACTTCGAGCCCGAGCGCGGCGAGGGCCTGCGCCTGGCCGACCGGCTGATCAAGCTGGACGGCACCACCAACTTCCGTGACGCGGGCGGCTACCGCACCACGAACGGCCAGTGGGTCAAGATGGGCGAGATCTACCGCTCCGACGCCCTCAACAAGCTCACCGACAACGACCTCGCCAAGCTCCAGCGCCTGCGCGTCAAGACGATCTTCGACCTCCGCATGGAGAGCGAGCGCACCAAGGACGTGGACAAGGTCCCGGCCGGCGCGCACCACATCGTCGCCGATGTCTTCGCGGGCTCCGGCTCCTTCGAGACCATGCCCAAGACCCCCGACGAGGCCGTCAAGGCCATGGTCGACGCCGAGAAGGCCATGGTCAGCGGCGAGGGCGGCAAGAAGGCCTACACGCAGGTCTTCGAGGGCATCGAGCGCGACCGCAACCGCTCCGTCCTGTTCCACTGCACCGCGGGCAAGGACCGTACGGGCTGGGCGAACGCCTCCCTGCTGACCGCCCTCGGCGTGCCGAGCGAGACCGTGATGGCCGACTACCTGGCCAGCAACGACTACCGCAAGGCCGCCAACGACGCGATCCTCTCGCACCTGCCGGCCTCGCACGCCGCCGTCTACAAGCCGCTGCTCGACGTCCGCCCGGAGTACCTGAACGCCGGGTACGACGAGGTCACCGCCAAGTACGGCACCTTCGACACCTACCTCAAGACCGGCCTCGGCATCGACGGCCACGAGCTGAAGCAGCTGAAGAAGGACCTCCTGGTCGGCTGA
- a CDS encoding peptidase inhibitor family I36 protein, producing the protein MSTRRSLLTFTAAAGLAVSAALTAPAAAAPAAETPWRNCEVGEFCVYEHDNGYGGAAYFRSGTNNLGDYRLNDKVSSVWNRTGKTVCTYLDTNKQGSTWPVGNWKGNTSQYNRNDNISSLWVTVC; encoded by the coding sequence ATGTCAACGCGACGCTCCCTCCTCACCTTCACCGCTGCGGCGGGCCTGGCCGTGTCCGCAGCACTCACCGCACCGGCGGCGGCGGCACCCGCCGCCGAGACGCCCTGGCGGAACTGCGAGGTCGGCGAGTTCTGCGTCTACGAGCACGACAACGGATACGGCGGAGCGGCGTACTTCCGCAGCGGCACCAACAACCTGGGCGACTACCGCCTGAACGACAAGGTCTCCTCGGTATGGAACAGGACCGGCAAAACGGTCTGTACGTACCTGGACACCAACAAGCAGGGCTCCACGTGGCCGGTGGGCAACTGGAAGGGCAACACCTCCCAGTACAACCGGAACGACAACATCAGCTCCCTGTGGGTGACGGTCTGCTGA
- a CDS encoding sigma-70 family RNA polymerase sigma factor, which yields MTQHGGVEVNLDTNASKHTTEPAPAPAPKSTTEHTTEHTTQNPNPQHHLALRFEAHRSHLRAVAYRMLGSISEAEDAVQEAWLRLSRMSRGDASDISDISDVENLGGWLTTVVARLCLNGLRARATRREDSLDDRGWLDRLNQPAQPAQPARLNRDGPALRMPDPVLARHGAVVDPEQAVLLADSVGLALLVVLESLAPAERLAFVLHDMFSVPFDEIALMLDKTPAATRQLASRARRRVQGQAPAPDPDLARQRAAVSAFFAATRDGDFDALLTLLHPDVVLRSDGGVARAGQSVVLTGARIVGSQAALYSALAPFVRPVLVNGAAGVLCVVEGRLMSVMAFTVTEGRIAAIDVLTDPDRLDLIDLYPLV from the coding sequence GTGACTCAACACGGGGGCGTGGAAGTGAACCTGGACACGAACGCGAGCAAGCACACAACCGAGCCCGCACCCGCACCCGCACCCAAAAGCACGACAGAACACACGACAGAACACACGACCCAGAACCCAAACCCCCAACACCACCTAGCCCTCCGCTTCGAAGCACACCGCTCCCACCTCCGAGCCGTCGCCTACCGGATGCTCGGGTCGATCAGTGAGGCCGAGGACGCGGTCCAGGAAGCCTGGCTGCGGTTGAGTCGCATGAGCCGTGGCGATGCCAGCGACATCAGCGACATCAGCGACGTGGAGAACCTAGGCGGCTGGCTGACGACGGTCGTCGCGCGACTATGTCTGAACGGGCTGCGCGCCCGCGCCACCCGCCGGGAGGACTCCCTCGACGACCGGGGCTGGCTGGACCGGCTGAACCAGCCAGCCCAGCCAGCCCAGCCAGCCCGCCTGAACCGGGACGGTCCCGCGCTCCGGATGCCCGACCCCGTCCTCGCCCGACATGGCGCGGTGGTCGACCCCGAGCAAGCAGTACTGCTGGCCGATTCCGTCGGGCTGGCGCTGCTCGTGGTGCTCGAATCCCTCGCTCCGGCGGAGCGGCTGGCATTCGTGCTGCACGACATGTTCTCCGTGCCCTTCGACGAGATCGCCCTGATGCTCGACAAGACACCGGCGGCCACCCGGCAGCTGGCCAGCCGTGCGCGGCGCCGCGTCCAGGGGCAGGCGCCCGCGCCGGATCCGGACCTGGCCCGGCAGCGCGCGGCCGTCAGCGCGTTCTTCGCGGCCACCCGCGACGGAGACTTCGACGCGCTCCTGACCCTGCTCCACCCCGACGTGGTGCTGCGTTCCGACGGCGGTGTGGCGCGCGCCGGCCAGTCGGTGGTGCTGACGGGTGCCCGGATCGTGGGGTCGCAGGCGGCCCTCTACAGCGCGCTCGCCCCGTTCGTCCGCCCCGTGCTCGTCAACGGGGCCGCCGGCGTGCTGTGCGTGGTCGAAGGCCGGCTGATGTCGGTGATGGCCTTCACGGTCACCGAAGGCCGGATCGCCGCCATCGACGTGCTCACCGATCCCGACCGACTGGACCTCATCGACCTCTACCCCCTCGTCTGA
- a CDS encoding ADP-ribosylglycohydrolase family protein — protein sequence MDTATETSGEHQSRPGAAQPLPAAPPPTGGAPGASGTSLGPATGPAAGATIGGRAAVTTGLWGRTEQQDFRSRVRGTLLGSAIGDALGAPAVALSLPELLTAHGPAGLTEPAPRATVTAATQLGLFTVDGLIRAHVRRDTGAWHPPTDVHRAYLRWALTQHDWGPDERREDNGWLAQEEWLYARRSPDRSCLTGFADGVLGTLAQPKNPTALDPAAATRSAPFGLLVGWEPALVLQLAVECAAQSHGHPTAYLSAGAHAVIVHGLTRGESLDSAVQRALGLLGVRPGHQPVTDALQRALGAVTTGVPSPQTVEALSPGHGRQAEEVLAIAVYCALVAENVAHGLRLAVNHGGDSAATGALCGSLLGAQHGETALPAAWLAGLEGRATVLELADDFALEMTQGPALHGPTAASAIWLSRYPRG from the coding sequence ATGGACACGGCGACGGAAACGTCCGGGGAGCATCAGAGCAGGCCCGGGGCGGCCCAGCCCCTCCCGGCAGCGCCCCCGCCCACCGGCGGAGCCCCGGGAGCCTCCGGAACCAGCCTCGGCCCCGCCACGGGCCCCGCCGCCGGAGCCACCATCGGCGGCCGCGCCGCCGTCACCACCGGCCTCTGGGGCCGCACCGAGCAGCAGGACTTCCGCAGCCGCGTCAGAGGAACCCTCCTCGGCTCGGCCATCGGCGACGCCCTCGGCGCACCCGCCGTCGCCCTCTCCCTCCCCGAACTGCTCACGGCCCACGGCCCGGCGGGCCTCACCGAGCCGGCCCCCCGCGCCACGGTGACCGCCGCCACCCAGCTCGGCCTGTTCACCGTGGACGGCCTGATACGGGCCCACGTGCGCCGGGACACCGGCGCCTGGCACCCGCCGACCGACGTACACCGCGCGTACCTGCGCTGGGCCCTCACCCAGCACGACTGGGGCCCCGACGAGCGCCGCGAGGACAACGGCTGGCTCGCACAGGAGGAGTGGCTCTACGCCCGCCGCTCCCCCGACCGCTCCTGCCTGACCGGCTTCGCCGACGGAGTCCTCGGCACGCTCGCCCAGCCGAAGAACCCGACCGCCCTGGACCCGGCGGCCGCCACCCGTTCCGCCCCCTTCGGGCTGCTGGTCGGCTGGGAGCCGGCCCTGGTCCTCCAGCTCGCCGTCGAATGCGCCGCGCAGAGCCACGGACACCCCACCGCGTACCTCTCGGCCGGAGCCCACGCCGTCATCGTCCACGGCCTGACCCGCGGCGAATCCCTCGACTCGGCCGTCCAGCGCGCGCTGGGCCTGCTCGGCGTCCGCCCCGGCCACCAGCCCGTCACGGACGCCCTGCAGCGCGCGCTCGGCGCCGTCACCACGGGCGTCCCGTCGCCGCAGACGGTCGAGGCCCTGTCCCCCGGCCACGGCCGCCAGGCCGAGGAGGTCCTCGCCATCGCCGTGTACTGCGCCCTCGTCGCCGAGAACGTGGCACACGGCCTGCGCCTCGCGGTCAACCACGGGGGCGACTCCGCGGCCACCGGCGCCCTGTGCGGCTCCCTGCTCGGCGCCCAGCACGGCGAAACGGCCCTCCCGGCGGCCTGGCTCGCCGGCCTCGAAGGCCGCGCCACGGTCCTGGAACTCGCCGACGACTTCGCCCTGGAGATGACCCAGGGCCCCGCCCTCCACGGGCCGACGGCGGCCTCCGCCATCTGGCTGAGCCGGTATCCGCGGGGCTGA
- a CDS encoding DUF6069 family protein codes for MSSNAVPISVPASVRRSGLSWWKALGVGVGGAVVVNLIVLAVAKLAGAPLVIVDGGTEHPITVGGVMGASVVPLVVGTGVAFLLALWKPVFLRIAQYVGGGLALLSVAGPLSSGADGGTVAALSLMHITLGVAVVAMVQLHRR; via the coding sequence ATGTCCAGTAATGCCGTTCCGATTTCCGTCCCCGCTTCGGTCCGTCGTTCCGGCCTCAGCTGGTGGAAGGCGCTTGGCGTTGGCGTGGGTGGTGCGGTTGTGGTCAATCTGATCGTTCTTGCCGTCGCCAAGCTGGCTGGGGCCCCGCTCGTCATCGTCGATGGCGGTACAGAGCACCCGATCACCGTCGGGGGAGTCATGGGGGCCTCCGTCGTCCCGTTGGTCGTCGGGACGGGCGTGGCCTTCTTGCTGGCCCTGTGGAAGCCGGTCTTCCTGCGGATCGCGCAGTACGTGGGCGGCGGGCTGGCGCTGTTGTCGGTTGCCGGGCCGCTGTCGTCCGGCGCCGATGGCGGTACCGTCGCGGCCCTGTCCCTGATGCACATCACCCTCGGCGTGGCGGTCGTCGCCATGGTGCAGCTCCACCGGCGGTGA
- a CDS encoding GNAT family N-acetyltransferase, with translation MGDWEMRPASVEDVEAVAELRAVVLRADLERLGRYDEQWVRQRLRDGFEPAHTWVIEVDGTFAGCVALRPAEDAHWLEHFYLAPHLQGRGIGAAVLRDLLEQCDRRVRLNVLQGSPARGLYERHGFRLEAEDPVDVFMLREPH, from the coding sequence ATGGGGGACTGGGAGATGCGGCCGGCTTCGGTGGAGGACGTCGAGGCGGTGGCCGAGTTGAGGGCCGTCGTACTGCGGGCCGATCTGGAGCGGCTCGGACGGTACGACGAGCAGTGGGTGCGGCAGCGGCTGCGGGACGGGTTCGAGCCCGCGCACACCTGGGTGATCGAGGTGGACGGTACGTTCGCCGGCTGCGTGGCGCTGCGCCCGGCCGAGGACGCCCACTGGCTGGAGCACTTCTACCTGGCCCCGCACCTCCAGGGCAGAGGCATCGGTGCCGCCGTACTGCGCGACCTGCTGGAGCAGTGCGACCGCAGGGTCCGGCTGAACGTCCTGCAGGGCAGTCCGGCCCGGGGGTTGTACGAGCGCCACGGATTCAGACTTGAGGCCGAGGATCCAGTGGACGTGTTCATGCTGCGCGAGCCCCACTGA
- a CDS encoding GNAT family N-acetyltransferase, with amino-acid sequence MLKGNTVGLRARHEDDIPILHAGLHDDVVTASRSTGSPWRPLMAGSKALSFMVDDSAAGHVPFSVVDLESGALVGTATLWGIDNHSRSAHVGLGLLPDSRGKGYSTDVVAVLCHYGFVVRGLHRLQVETLADNPAMLRAAERNGFVREGVLRSSAWVMGEFLDEVLLGLLAQDWNPKA; translated from the coding sequence ATGCTAAAGGGCAACACGGTTGGGCTCAGGGCCCGGCACGAGGACGACATTCCGATCCTGCACGCAGGCCTCCACGACGACGTGGTCACCGCCTCGCGGTCCACGGGCAGCCCGTGGCGACCGCTCATGGCCGGCTCGAAGGCCCTGTCGTTCATGGTCGACGACAGTGCAGCGGGGCACGTCCCGTTCTCCGTGGTGGATCTGGAGAGCGGCGCGCTGGTCGGTACCGCGACGCTGTGGGGCATCGACAACCACAGCCGGTCCGCGCACGTCGGGCTCGGGCTGCTGCCCGACTCTCGGGGCAAGGGGTACAGCACCGACGTGGTCGCGGTCCTGTGCCACTACGGCTTCGTCGTACGCGGCCTGCACCGGCTGCAGGTCGAGACGCTGGCCGACAACCCTGCGATGCTCCGCGCCGCCGAGCGCAACGGCTTCGTCCGCGAGGGCGTGCTGCGCTCCTCGGCCTGGGTGATGGGCGAGTTCCTGGACGAGGTCCTCCTCGGCCTCCTGGCCCAGGACTGGAACCCGAAGGCGTAG
- a CDS encoding GNAT family N-acetyltransferase encodes MTTDHDSGPSLTTGGRDTWLDDRLTEELVAFNSAATGASDRGAFSVKVTDETGELVGGLTAWTWGGLCGIDLLWVRDDNREDGWGHRILRAAETEARTRGCDRIAVSTFTFQAPGFYKRHGYAETGRTPGVPGGHADVHLFKSLTDPASAPSAPPAPPTPPTPPAP; translated from the coding sequence GTGACGACCGACCACGATTCCGGCCCTTCCCTGACCACCGGCGGGCGCGACACCTGGCTCGACGACCGGCTGACCGAGGAGCTGGTCGCCTTCAACTCGGCCGCCACAGGTGCGTCCGACCGCGGCGCGTTCTCGGTCAAGGTCACCGATGAAACAGGTGAACTGGTGGGCGGCCTGACCGCCTGGACTTGGGGCGGTCTCTGCGGCATCGACCTGCTGTGGGTGCGCGACGACAACCGCGAGGACGGCTGGGGCCACAGGATCCTGCGGGCAGCGGAGACGGAGGCACGCACACGCGGTTGCGACCGCATCGCCGTCTCCACGTTCACGTTTCAGGCTCCCGGCTTCTACAAGCGCCACGGCTACGCCGAGACCGGTCGGACCCCGGGCGTCCCCGGCGGGCATGCGGACGTCCACCTGTTCAAGTCACTGACCGATCCGGCCTCCGCTCCTTCCGCCCCTCCCGCGCCTCCTACCCCTCCTACCCCTCCCGCTCCCTAG
- a CDS encoding LysE family translocator: MVSTDRLLAFAAMSLLLILIPGPSVLFVIGRALSQGWRAALITVAGNTLGAYVLVVAVAFGVGSVVERSVLLFTALKLAGAAYLVYLGVKAFRQRHALRAEFGAGGGAEYGNWRSLWEGFAVGVANPKTIVFFAAVLPQFVDRDQGHVTAQMLLLGLVFNLIAVVCDCAWGMVAATARSWFSRSPQRLSAVGGAGGLAMIGLGVTIAATGRKD, from the coding sequence ATGGTGTCCACTGACCGACTGCTGGCGTTCGCCGCCATGTCGTTGCTGCTGATCCTCATCCCCGGGCCGAGCGTGCTCTTCGTCATCGGGCGGGCCTTGTCCCAGGGGTGGCGGGCTGCGTTGATCACGGTGGCGGGGAACACGCTGGGGGCGTACGTGCTCGTCGTCGCCGTGGCCTTCGGTGTGGGGTCCGTGGTGGAGCGGTCCGTGCTCCTCTTCACCGCGCTCAAGCTCGCGGGTGCCGCGTACCTCGTCTACCTGGGGGTCAAGGCCTTCCGGCAGCGGCACGCACTGCGTGCGGAGTTCGGGGCGGGCGGCGGAGCCGAGTACGGGAACTGGCGGTCCCTGTGGGAAGGGTTCGCCGTCGGGGTGGCCAATCCGAAGACCATCGTGTTCTTCGCCGCCGTCCTGCCGCAGTTCGTGGACCGCGATCAGGGGCACGTCACCGCCCAGATGCTGCTGCTCGGGCTCGTGTTCAACCTCATCGCCGTGGTCTGCGACTGCGCCTGGGGCATGGTCGCCGCGACCGCTCGTAGCTGGTTCTCGCGGTCGCCGCAGCGGCTCTCCGCCGTCGGCGGGGCCGGCGGGCTCGCAATGATCGGCCTGGGTGTGACGATCGCCGCGACCGGGCGCAAGGACTGA
- a CDS encoding VOC family protein, which produces MIDSRVHIRIARPSLDLAAAERFYVAGLGLDVQWRSTERVSGEHDLLMVGPLGGGWHFELTHDPENPVAPSPTADDLFVVYLGKEPDEALVARLVEHGGTRTPAHNPYWDTYGVTITDPDGYQLVLSSRDWG; this is translated from the coding sequence ATGATCGACTCACGCGTGCACATCCGGATCGCCCGGCCCTCCCTCGATCTCGCCGCCGCCGAGCGGTTCTACGTGGCAGGGCTGGGGCTCGACGTGCAGTGGCGCTCCACCGAGCGGGTCTCCGGGGAGCACGACCTGCTGATGGTCGGGCCCCTCGGGGGCGGCTGGCACTTCGAGCTGACTCATGACCCCGAGAACCCGGTGGCGCCCTCCCCCACCGCCGATGACCTCTTCGTCGTCTACCTGGGCAAGGAGCCCGACGAGGCCCTCGTGGCCCGGCTCGTCGAGCACGGCGGGACCCGTACGCCCGCCCACAACCCGTACTGGGACACCTACGGGGTCACCATCACGGACCCCGACGGCTACCAGCTCGTACTGTCCTCCCGCGACTGGGGCTGA
- a CDS encoding TIGR03619 family F420-dependent LLM class oxidoreductase, with product MRIATTVFLTDRTIAPVPLARALEERGFSGLYLPEHTHIPVSRVTPAPMGGELPEMYGRTLDPFVALGQASAVTERLHLGTGITLVAQHDPIDLAKQVATLDHLSGGRVTLGIGYGWNVEEAADHGVEWRTRRELVRDRMALMRNLWSPHPTAYVGQFSSVQASSAHPKPVQPPRELAPGVPLYGPRTLIGGQAGPKLFAAIADHSDGWLPIGGGGLTESLPALRQVWEAAGRDPKSLQVVPYAVQPTPGKMSHYADLGIEEVVLQLPSEGEEEILRILDGFAQYL from the coding sequence ATGCGGATCGCCACGACCGTCTTCCTGACCGACCGCACCATCGCTCCCGTCCCGCTCGCCCGCGCGCTGGAGGAACGCGGCTTCTCGGGCCTCTACCTCCCCGAACACACCCACATCCCGGTCAGCCGCGTCACCCCCGCTCCCATGGGCGGCGAACTCCCGGAGATGTATGGCCGCACCCTGGACCCCTTCGTCGCCCTCGGCCAGGCCTCCGCCGTCACCGAGCGGCTCCACCTCGGCACCGGCATCACCCTCGTCGCCCAGCACGACCCCATCGACCTCGCGAAGCAGGTCGCCACGCTGGACCACCTGTCCGGCGGCCGCGTCACCCTCGGCATCGGCTACGGCTGGAACGTCGAGGAGGCCGCCGACCACGGAGTCGAGTGGCGGACCCGCCGCGAACTGGTCCGCGACCGCATGGCCCTGATGCGGAACCTGTGGTCCCCGCACCCCACCGCGTACGTGGGCCAGTTCTCCTCCGTCCAGGCCAGCTCGGCCCACCCGAAGCCGGTCCAGCCCCCGCGCGAACTCGCCCCGGGCGTCCCCCTGTACGGCCCGCGCACCCTGATCGGCGGCCAGGCCGGCCCGAAGCTCTTCGCAGCCATCGCCGACCACAGCGACGGCTGGCTCCCGATCGGCGGCGGCGGCCTCACGGAGTCCCTCCCGGCGCTGCGCCAGGTCTGGGAGGCCGCGGGCCGCGACCCCAAGTCCCTCCAGGTGGTCCCGTACGCCGTCCAGCCCACCCCCGGCAAGATGTCCCACTACGCCGACCTGGGCATCGAGGAGGTCGTCCTCCAGCTCCCTTCGGAGGGCGAGGAGGAGATCCTGCGGATCCTGGACGGGTTCGCCCAGTACCTCTGA
- a CDS encoding bestrophin-like domain, which yields MILWLLNHLSTFFLGVLLVGGFVALAIGGSLAARRRFPHLADGDHNEMVGVALGMFGAIYGIILAFVVVTLWTQLENTQTIVATEATDLALVVRSAEAFPPAERARVDRAVGDYVHAVVEIQWPLMREGRPSYEATADQTHALYTALQAYEPSGPRSETFYAEAVGRLNDVAAQRRARVTMAETSLPPLLQVLVYGGAFVILPLTFLFGLRSLKMQLLFVSAVAGLIGFSLLLVMALDRPFAGELSVSAAPFREAALAQFWPQG from the coding sequence ATGATCCTCTGGTTGCTCAATCACCTCAGCACGTTCTTCCTCGGCGTCCTCCTCGTCGGCGGCTTCGTCGCCCTCGCCATCGGCGGCAGCCTGGCCGCACGCCGCCGCTTCCCGCACCTCGCGGACGGCGACCACAACGAGATGGTCGGGGTGGCCCTCGGGATGTTCGGCGCGATCTACGGCATCATCCTCGCCTTCGTCGTCGTCACCCTGTGGACGCAACTGGAGAACACCCAGACCATCGTGGCGACCGAGGCCACCGATCTGGCCCTGGTCGTCCGCAGCGCGGAGGCGTTCCCGCCGGCCGAACGCGCCCGCGTGGACCGGGCGGTGGGGGACTACGTCCACGCCGTCGTCGAGATCCAGTGGCCCCTCATGCGCGAGGGCCGGCCCAGCTACGAGGCCACCGCCGACCAGACGCACGCCCTGTACACGGCGCTCCAGGCCTACGAGCCCTCCGGCCCCCGGAGCGAGACCTTCTACGCGGAGGCCGTCGGCCGCCTCAACGACGTGGCCGCACAGCGCCGGGCGCGCGTGACGATGGCCGAGACCTCACTGCCGCCGCTGCTCCAAGTGCTGGTGTACGGAGGCGCGTTCGTGATCCTCCCGCTCACCTTTCTCTTCGGGCTGCGGAGCCTGAAGATGCAGCTGCTGTTCGTCTCGGCGGTGGCGGGACTGATCGGCTTCAGCCTGCTGCTGGTGATGGCCCTCGACCGGCCCTTCGCCGGGGAACTGAGCGTGAGCGCGGCCCCGTTCAGGGAAGCGGCGCTGGCGCAGTTCTGGCCGCAGGGCTAG
- a CDS encoding NAD(P)-dependent oxidoreductase, with protein sequence MTNQGIQGIGQSKIIVFGAGGRVGRAVVAEARARGHEVTEAGRGDGDVTSAADVARLSAGHDAAVAAVYDTGAAPGEFFPAAARALAAGLGGAGVRRLVSVGLASVLPTDSGALLMDTPGYPQEWREFYVGHGAGTEALRAAAPAGLDWAVLSPSGDFSPAGTGPGGGYAFAPADAGARIPHADFARAVLDEVLAPTVHRTHAGVTGA encoded by the coding sequence ATGACGAACCAGGGGATTCAGGGGATCGGACAGAGCAAGATCATCGTCTTCGGCGCGGGTGGCCGCGTCGGCCGGGCAGTCGTAGCCGAGGCCCGGGCCCGGGGCCACGAGGTGACCGAGGCCGGCCGCGGGGACGGGGACGTCACCTCGGCGGCTGACGTGGCGCGGCTCTCCGCCGGGCACGACGCGGCGGTGGCGGCGGTGTACGACACGGGGGCCGCCCCGGGCGAGTTCTTCCCGGCGGCCGCCCGCGCGCTGGCGGCGGGGCTGGGCGGGGCCGGGGTGCGGCGCCTGGTCTCCGTCGGGCTGGCGTCCGTGCTGCCCACCGACTCCGGGGCGCTGCTGATGGACACCCCGGGCTACCCGCAGGAGTGGCGGGAGTTCTACGTCGGCCACGGCGCCGGCACCGAGGCGCTGCGGGCGGCCGCCCCGGCGGGCCTGGACTGGGCGGTGCTGAGCCCCTCCGGCGACTTCTCCCCCGCGGGGACGGGGCCCGGTGGCGGCTACGCCTTCGCTCCCGCCGACGCCGGGGCCCGCATCCCGCACGCGGACTTCGCCCGGGCCGTCCTGGACGAGGTCCTGGCCCCGACCGTGCACCGCACCCACGCGGGGGTGACGGGGGCATGA
- a CDS encoding winged helix-turn-helix transcriptional regulator, giving the protein MTEKQPPSPAPLDPEMFDPVCPSPLVPFRIGDKWATLILRCLQDGPRRFSELKVPLREITAKSLTQSLRGLERDGFVARREYETPARRVEYALTPLGRGLLGPLDAACEWTREHWDELLDAQEAGVGAAPRVVGPAGQDGPARGSRSR; this is encoded by the coding sequence ATGACCGAGAAGCAGCCGCCGTCTCCTGCACCCCTCGACCCCGAGATGTTCGACCCCGTGTGCCCCTCGCCCCTGGTGCCGTTCCGGATCGGTGACAAGTGGGCCACGCTGATCCTGCGCTGCCTCCAGGACGGCCCCCGCCGCTTCTCGGAGCTCAAGGTCCCGTTGCGCGAGATCACCGCCAAGTCCCTCACCCAGTCCCTGCGCGGGCTGGAGCGCGACGGCTTCGTGGCGCGCAGGGAGTACGAGACCCCGGCCCGCCGGGTCGAGTACGCCCTCACCCCGCTCGGCCGGGGACTGCTGGGCCCCTTGGACGCGGCGTGCGAGTGGACGCGGGAGCACTGGGACGAACTGCTCGATGCCCAGGAGGCGGGGGTGGGGGCCGCTCCGAGGGTGGTGGGGCCGGCGGGGCAGGATGGGCCGGCGCGCGGGAGCCGCTCGCGCTGA